The following coding sequences lie in one Drosophila sulfurigaster albostrigata strain 15112-1811.04 chromosome 2R, ASM2355843v2, whole genome shotgun sequence genomic window:
- the LOC133838602 gene encoding LOW QUALITY PROTEIN: uncharacterized protein LOC133838602 (The sequence of the model RefSeq protein was modified relative to this genomic sequence to represent the inferred CDS: inserted 1 base in 1 codon), which yields MSTKSENNVPDWVRAELFKDVLKESVKGFAKIKSFRVKNGSAAGENYATIMLRVFIDVELEDGTEKLVSYMLKLPHLTDFFKKMLENNNIFESESKMYKIYVPEMEQLYRDVGIEVKFGAKSYVLKGAETDYILLEDLTPRGFKNANRLEGLDKAHCESALRRLAQWHAASVVRVATKGDYPKELIVGILKEENRAMMVEMQKSMSEKFIAGCKTYKGNEEYIEQVKDLQPRVIEGMFNMGKVDPLGFNVLNHGDFWSNNMMFSYDAFGKIRDTCLVDFQMSQYGPVAKDLYYFLLSSTKLEDKLTKFDYYIKFYHENLVKNLKLLKYSKSIPTLREIHMSLFRYGFQGYLTAVGVMSVVXTEDANLENILNDDKGTDEFKSSITTNDRYRMHLEILLPWLLNRGALEIN from the exons atgtcaacaaaatcTGAAAATAATGTGCCTGACTGGGTGCGTGCTGAACTCTTTAAAGATGTTCTGAAGGAATCTGTTAAGGGATTCGCTAAAATCAAAAGTTTTCGAGTAAAGAATGGATCGGCGGCCGGTGAAAACTATGCAACTATTATGCTGCGAGTATTTATAGATGTCGAACTGGAAG ATGGCACAGAGAAATTGGTTTCTTATATGCTCAAGTTGCCTCATTTGACGGATTTCTTTAAAAAGATGTTGGagaacaataatatttttgagtCGGAGtccaaaatgtataaaatatacgttCCCGAAATGGAGCAATTGTATCGGGATGTAGGCATTGAAGTGAAATTCGGTGCAAAATCGTATGTACTGAAAGGTGCTGAAACCGATTACATACTTCTGGAGGATCTCACACCCAGGggttttaaaaatgcaaatcgaCTAGAGGGACTGGACAAGGCTCATTGCGAGTCAGCTCTACGAAGATTGGCACAATGGCATGCCGCCTCTGTCGTTCGTGTGGCCACAAAGGGGGACTACCCCAAGGAGTTGATTGTTGGGATCCTTAAGGAAGAGAATCGTGCAATGATGGTAGAAATGCAGAAGTCAATGTCAGAAAAGTTCATAGCGGGATGTAAGACCTATAAAGGCAACGAAGAGTACATTGAGCAAGtg AAAGATTTGCAGCCAAGGGTAATCGAAGGTATGTTTAATATGGGGAAGGTGGATCCATTGGGATTTAACGTGCTGAACCACGGCGACTTTTGGAGCAACAATATGATGTTTTCATATGATGCTTTTGGTAAAATTAGAGACACTTGTTTAGTTGACTTTCAAATGTCGCAATATGGACCTGTTGCAAAGGATCTGTACTATTTTCTACTTTCATCCACAAAGCTTGAAGACAAGTTGACTAAATTCGACTACTATATCAAGTTCTATCACGAAAATCTTgtgaaaaatttaaagttgCTAAAGTACAGCAAATCCATTCCAACTTTGAGGGAAATTCACATGTCACTCTTCAGATACGGCTTCCAAG gGTACTTGACTGCAGTTGGCGTCATGTCCGTTG CTACTGAGGATGCTAATCTTGAGAACATTCTCAACGATGACAAGGGCACTGATGAGTTTAAGTCCTCAATTACAACAAATGATCGCTATCGTATGCACCTTGAGATACTTTTACCCTGGCTGTTGAATCGTGGCGCATTGGagattaattaa
- the LOC133836687 gene encoding uncharacterized protein LOC133836687: MSTENPQSLVPDWVQPEIFLDVLKESVKGFSKSKSFKASAALAPGENYATIMLRVNIQVELEDGSEKAVSYMLKLPHQSEMFQKMLEANNIFEAERTIYNTIVPEMEQLYRDAGVEVKFGAKSYDLKDAKTDYVLLEDLAPQGFKNMDRREGLDQAHTEAALRKLSQWHAASVVRVVNIGPYPEKYSTGFYKEENRPLITQMDESMAKGFIKYCETFEDNHEYVKLMKSLQPKITDLGFKISKPDTNGLNVLNHGDFWSNNMMFTHDSFEKIKEIYLVDFQMPKYGTVAQDLYYFLLSSTKFEDKLTKFDYYIKFYHDNLVKNLKILKYTKPLPTLREIHQALFKYGFWGYITAMGIMSAVLVDPIETASFDNFFNDSEEGASFKSMLHSNPRYQKHMKLLLPWLLNRGVFEDHYYSTYKLTMSAEKPSSIVPDWVQPDIFVDVLRESVKGFSKIISFKANGGLAPGENYATVMLRVTFQVELEDGSEKSVSYMLKLPHQSEMFLKMLECNNIFEYERTVYKTIIPEMEQLYRDVGVDVKFGAKSYDLKNAKSEYVLLEDLAPQGFKNMNRIQGLDQAHTESALRKLSQWHAASVARVALKGPYPKQYIVGFFKEENLEMIKEMNHNLSTNFLKSCETYENNEEYIEHVRAAQPMITDMCFKMSEPDTTGLNVLNHGDFWNNNMMFSHDSNGQIEQIYLVDFQMPKYGSVAQDLYYFLFSSTKFEDKLSKFDYYIKFYHQNLVENLKLLKYTKPLPTLREIHISLLKYGFWGYLTATGVMSAILVDPTENASFDNFLSDSAEGDAFKTMIYTNPRYQKHMKSILPWLLNRGIPLLKCRKTIRVVFAIPNTIMATEVSDNKVPAWLQPEIFTDVLKESFKGFSKVKSFKAESGLAAGENYTTIMLRVNIEIGLEDGSEKSVSYMLKLPHQSEIYQKMLEANNIFEAERTIYNTIIPEMEQLYRDVGMEVKFGPKSYDLKNAKTDYVLLEDLSPRGFKNMNRLEGLDQAHTESALEKLSQWHAASATRVANLGPYTDKYTIGFFREDVRPLMTEVNNNIFNSFLKSCVKYEDNEEYIEQVKAVGLKFTDNCYKMAEPDLPGFNALNHGDYWSNNIMFSHDSFGKIKETFMVDFQLSKYGSVARDLYYFLLSSTPYEDKLTKFDYYIKYYHDNLVENLKKLKYAKPLPSLREIHILLFKYGFWGFYTATGVMGSVLVDSTESASIDNIVSDSDAGADFKALIYTNPRYRKHIKMVLPWLLNRGAFEEY; this comes from the exons ATGTCTACTGAGAACCCACAGAGTTTAGTGCCGGATTGGGTACAACCAGAAATCTTCCTTGACGTGCTAAAAGAATCTGTCAAAGGTTTCTCCAAATCCAAGAGCTTCAAGGCCAGCGCCGCGTTGGCGCCTGGCGAAAATTACGCGACTATCATGCTTCGAGTGAATATTCAAGTGGAGCTGGAAG ATGGTTCTGAGAAAGCGGTTTCCTATATGTTAAAGCTGCCTCATCAGTCAGAAATGTTCCAAAAGATGTTAGAAGCTAACAATATATTTGAAGCAGAGCGTACAATATATAACACAATTGTTCCCGAGATGGAGCAATTATATCGGGATGCTGGCGTTGAAGTGAAATTCGGTGCAAAATCATATGACCTGAAAGATGCGAAGACTGATTACGTCTTACTCGAGGATCTAGCTCCTCAGGGCTTTAAGAATATGGACCGTCGTGAAGGTTTGGACCAAGCACATACTGAAGCAGCCCTACGGAAGTTGTCCCAATGGCATGCTGCCTCCGTTGTACGTGTTGTCAATATAGGACCATATCCCGAAAAGTATAGCACTGGATTTTACAAGGAAGAAAATCGTCCGCTGATCACACAAATGGATGAAAGCATGGCGAAGGGTTTTATAAAGTACTGTGAAACTTTTGAGGACAACCATGAGTACGTAAAGCTAATG AAATCATTGCAACCAAAGATCACTGACTTGGGCTTTAAAATTTCCAAACCAGACACCAATGGACTTAATGTATTAAATCATGGAGACTTTTGGAGTAACAATATGATGTTTACCCATGattcatttgaaaaaattaaggAGATATACCTGGTAGACTTCCAGATGCCTAAGTATGGAACTGTAGCGCAGGATCTGTATTATTTTCTGCTTTCGTCAACAAAGTTTGAGGATAAGTTGactaaatttgattattatatcaaattttatcACGACAATCTTGTGAAAAATTTGAAGATTCTTAAGTATACAAAACCACTGCCAACATTACGTGAAATTCACCAAGCACTCTTCAAATACGGATTCTGGg GTTATATTACAGCGATGGGAATCATGAGTGCAGTTTTGGTCGATCCCATAGAAACTGCCAGTTTTGATAATTTCTTTAACGATTCCGAAGAGGGTGCCAGTTTCAAGTCAATGCTCCACTCTAATCCTCGTTACCAGAAGCATATGAAACTACTTTTGCCTTGGCTTTTAAATCGCGGTGTGTTTGAGGATCATTA TTATAGTACTTACAAATTAACTATGTCGGCTGAAAAACCATCAAGTATAGTGCCCGATTGGGTGCAACCCGACATCTTCGTTGACGTGTTAAGAGAATCTGTCAAAGGTTTTTCTAAAATCATCAGCTTCAAGGCCAACGGCGGCTTGGCACCTGGAGAAAACTACGCGACTGTCATGCTTCGAGTGACTTTTCAAGTCGAGCTGGAAG ATGGTTCTGAGAAATCGGTTTCCTATATGTTAAAGCTCCCTCATCAGTCGGAAATGTTCCTTAAGATGCTGGAATGCAACAATATCTTTGAGTATGAGCGTACTGtgtataaaacaattattcCCGAGATGGAGCAATTGTATCGTGATGTTGGTGTAGATGTAAAATTTGGTGCGAAATCCTATGATCTGAAGAATGCAAAGTCAGAGTATGTCTTACTAGAGGATCTTGCTCCTCAAGGGTTTAAGAACATGAACCGAATTCAAGGACTGGATCAAGCTCATACTGAATCAGCCTTGCGGAAGTTATCGCAATGGCATGCTGCCTCCGTTGCTCGAGTTGCCTTAAAAGGTCCCTATCCAAAACAGTATATTGTTGGATTTTTCAAAGAAGAAAACCTCGAAATGATTAAGGAAATGAATCATAATCTATCAACGAACTTCCTCAAAAGCTGTGAGACATACGAGAATAACGAAGAATACATTGAGCATGTG AGAGCAGCACAGCCGATGATCACCGATATGTGCTTCAAAATGTCTGAACCAGATACAACTGGGCTTAATGTATTAAATCATGGAGATTTTTGGAATAACAACATGATGTTCTCTCACGATTCGAATGGCCAAATAGAGCAGATATATCTTGTTGATTTTCAGATGCCCAAGTATGGGAGTGTGGCTCAGGATCTGTACTATTTTCTATTCTCATCGACTAAATTTGAGGATAAGTTGtctaaatttgattattatatcAAGTTTTATCACCAGAATCTCGTGGAGAATCTCAAGCTACTGAAATACACAAAGCCTTTGCCAACTTTACGTGAAATCCACATTTCCCTCTTGAAATATGGTTTCTGGG gTTATCTTACTGCGACGGGTGTTATGAGTGCTATTCTCGTTGATCCCACGGAAAATGCTAGTTTTGATAACTTTCTCAGTGATTCAGCCGAAGGCGATGCCTTCAAAACAATGATCTATACCAATCCTCGATATCAGAAGCATATGAAATCTATATTACCTTGGTTATTAAATCGTGGT ATACCCTTGCTTAAATGCAGAAAAACCATTAGAGTCGTATTCGCAATTCCGAACACAATAATGGCAACTGAAGTTTCTGACAATAAAGTGCCTGCTTGGCTGCAACCCGAAATCTTCACTGATGTGTTAAAAGAATCTTTTAAGGGGTTCTCGAAAGTCAAAAGTTTCAAGGCCGAAAGCGGACTTGCGGCTGGCGAAAACTACACGACTATCATGCTGCGAGTGAATATTGAAATCGGGTTGGAAG ACGGTTCCGAGAAATCGGTTTCCTATATGCTGAAACTACCTCATCAATcggaaatataccaaaagatgTTAGAAGCTAACAATATCTTTGAGGCAGAGCGcacaatatacaatacaattatTCCCGAGATGGAGCAATTGTATCGGGATGTTGGTATGGAAGTGAAATTCGGACCGAAATCATACGATTTGAAGAATGCCAAGACGGACTACGTTCTACTCGAGGATCTATCTCCTCGTGGTTTTAAGAACATGAATCGACTAGAAGGTTTGGATCAAGCACATACTGAATCAGCTCTTGAAAAATTGTCCCAATGGCATGCTGCATCAGCTACTCGGGTAGCCAATTTGGGACCTTATACAGATAAGTATACTATAGGGTTCTTCAGAGAAGATGTTCGTCCCCTTATGACGGAAGtcaacaataatatatttaatagctTCCTAAAGAGCTGCGTCAAATACGAGGACAATGAGGAATACATAGAACAAGTG AAAGCTGTTGGACTCAAGTTCACTGATAACTGCTATAAAATGGCTGAACCCGATTTGCCTGGCTTCAATGCCTTAAATCATGGAGACTACTGGAGCAACAATATTATGTTTTCTCATGATTCGTTTGGAAAAATTAAGGAAACATTTATGGTAGATTTTCAGTTGTCCAAATACGGAAGTGTTGCACGAGATCTGTACTACTTTCTTTTGTCCTCAACTCCATACGAGgataaattaactaaatttgattattatatcaaatattatcATGACAATCTTGTGGAAAATCTGAAAAAGCTAAAGTACGCAAAACCCTTGCCATCTCTACGTGAAATTCACATCTTGCTTTTCAAATATGGTTTCTGGG GTTTTTATACCGCAACTGGTGTTATGGGCTCTGTTTTGGTAGACTCCACAGAAAGTGCGAGTATTGACAACATTGTCAGCGATTCAGATGCGGGAGCTGATTTTAAGGCATTGATCTACACTAATCCTCGATATCGGAAGCACATTAAAATGGTTTTGCCATGGTTATTAAATCGTGGAGCGTTTGaagaatattaa
- the LOC133837155 gene encoding uncharacterized protein LOC133837155, producing MSAEKPSSIVPDWVQPDIFVDVLRESVKGFSKIISFKANGGLAPGENYATVMLRVTFQVELEDGSEKSVSYMLKLPHQSEMFLKMLECNNIFEYERTVYKTIIPEMEQLYRDVGVDVKFGAKSYDLKNAKSEYVLLEDLAPQGFKNMNRIQGLDQAHTESALRKLSQWHAASVARVALKGPYPKQYIVGFFKEENLEMIKEMNHNLSTNFLKSCETYENNEEYIEHVRAAQPMITDMCFKMSEPDTTGLNVLNHGDFWNNNMMFSHDSNGQIEQIYLVDFQMPKYGSVAQDLYYFLFSSTKFEDKLSKFDYYIKFYHQNLVENLKLLKYTKPLPTLREIHISLLKYGFWGYLTATGVMSAILVDPTENASFDNFLSDSAEGDAFKTMIYTNPRYQKHMKSILPWLLNRGVFDDL from the exons ATGTCGGCTGAAAAACCATCAAGTATAGTGCCCGATTGGGTGCAACCCGACATCTTCGTTGACGTGTTAAGAGAATCTGTCAAAGGTTTTTCTAAAATCATCAGCTTCAAGGCCAACGGCGGCTTGGCACCTGGAGAAAACTACGCGACTGTCATGCTTCGAGTGACTTTTCAAGTCGAGCTGGAAG ATGGTTCTGAGAAATCGGTTTCCTATATGTTAAAGCTCCCTCATCAGTCGGAAATGTTCCTTAAGATGCTGGAATGCAACAATATCTTTGAGTATGAGCGTACTGtgtataaaacaattattcCCGAGATGGAGCAATTGTATCGTGATGTTGGTGTAGATGTAAAATTTGGTGCGAAATCCTATGATCTGAAGAATGCAAAGTCAGAGTATGTCTTACTAGAGGATCTTGCTCCTCAAGGGTTTAAGAACATGAACCGAATTCAAGGACTGGATCAAGCTCATACTGAATCAGCCTTGCGGAAGTTATCGCAATGGCATGCTGCCTCCGTTGCTCGAGTTGCCTTAAAAGGTCCCTATCCAAAACAGTATATTGTTGGATTTTTCAAAGAAGAAAACCTCGAAATGATTAAGGAAATGAATCATAATCTATCAACGAACTTCCTCAAAAGCTGTGAGACATACGAGAATAACGAAGAATACATTGAGCATGTG AGAGCAGCACAGCCGATGATCACCGATATGTGCTTCAAAATGTCTGAACCAGATACAACTGGGCTTAATGTATTAAATCATGGAGATTTTTGGAATAACAACATGATGTTCTCTCACGATTCGAATGGCCAAATAGAGCAGATATATCTTGTTGATTTTCAGATGCCCAAGTATGGGAGTGTGGCTCAGGATCTGTACTATTTTCTATTCTCATCGACTAAATTTGAGGATAAGTTGtctaaatttgattattatatcAAGTTTTATCACCAGAATCTCGTGGAGAATCTCAAGCTACTGAAATACACAAAGCCTTTGCCAACTTTACGTGAAATCCACATTTCCCTCTTGAAATATGGTTTCTGGG gTTATCTTACTGCGACGGGTGTTATGAGTGCTATTCTCGTTGATCCCACGGAAAATGCTAGTTTTGATAACTTTCTCAGTGATTCAGCCGAAGGCGATGCCTTCAAAACAATGATCTATACCAATCCTCGATATCAGAAGCATATGAAATCTATATTACCTTGGTTATTAAATCGTGGTGTATTTGAtgatctttaa
- the LOC133838573 gene encoding LOW QUALITY PROTEIN: uncharacterized protein LOC133838573 (The sequence of the model RefSeq protein was modified relative to this genomic sequence to represent the inferred CDS: deleted 1 base in 1 codon): MTSEASKTIVPVWVKPDIFIDVLNESVEGFVRITNFKADSGSAPGENYATLMLRVNIQVELKDGSEKSVSFMLKLPHQSEMYLEILKKNNFFEAERTMYNTIIPEMEELYREAGVEVKFGAKSYDLRGVDSYYVLLEDLAPHGFKNMNRIEGLDQVHTESALRKLSQWHAASAARVANIGPYPEKYSIGFFREENRAIMTHINSNTSQDILNGLLTFEDNEEYIEHVKIFGPKYTDISFKLSEPDSEGLNVLNHGDFWSNNIMFSHDSIGNVKETYLIDFQMPKYGTVAQDIYYLLLSSTKYEDKLTKFDYYIKFYHENLVENLKLLKYTKSLPTLRDIHISLLKYGFWGYLTATRIMNAVLADPSEKANFDDLLNDTDNSNEFKKSLYSNPRYQKHVKLVLPWLLNRGVFEEY; this comes from the exons ATGACATCTGAAGCATCCAAGACTATAGTACCCGTTTGGGTAAAGCCTGATATCTTCATTGACGTACTAAATGAATCTGTAGAAGGTTTCGTGAGAATCACAAACTTCAAAGCCGATAGCGGATCGGCACCAGGTGAAAATTATGCCACTCTCATGCTGCGAGTGAATATTCAAGTCGAACTGAAAG ATGGTTCAGAAAAATCAGTTTCCTTTATGTTGAAACTTCCTCATCAGTCAGAAATGTATCtggaaatattaaagaaaaacaat tttttcgaAGCAGAACGTACAATGTATAACACAATTATTCCAGAAATGGAAGAATTGTATCGTGAAGCGGGTGTAGAAGTAAAATTCGGTGCCAAATCATATGATCTAAGAGGTGTTGACTCATACTATGTCCTGCTTGAAGATCTCGCTCCACATGGTTTTAAAAACATGAACAGAATAGAGGGCCTGGACCAGGTTCACACCGAATCAGCACTACGAAAGCTCTCTCAATGGCATGCAGCCTCAGCTGCCCGAGTTGCTAATATTGGACCTTATCCAGAAAAGTATAGTATTGGATTTTTCAGGGAAGAAAATCGTGCAATTATGACTCACATCAATAGCAATACATCACAAGACATCTTAAATGGATTGCTAACATTTGAGGATAACGAAGAATACATAGAACATGTG AAAATCTTTGGTCCTAAATATACTGATATATCTTTCAAATTATCTGAGCCAGATAGCGAAGGTCTTAATGTACTTAACCATGGCGACTTTTGGAGTAACAATATAATGTTTTCTCATGATTCTATTGGTAACGTAAAAGAGACATATCTGATAGACTTTCAAATGCCAAAGTATGGAACAGTAGCGCAAGATATATACTATTTGCTATTGtcatcaacaaaatatgagGATAAGTTGactaaatttgattattacaTTAAGTTTTATCATGAGAATCTCGTGGAAAATCTGAAACTTCTGAAATACACAAAATCATTGCCAACTCTACGTGATATTCACATTTCGCTTTTGAAATACGGTTTCTGGG gCTACCTTACTGCGACCCGTATAATGAATGCTGTTCTTGCAGATCCCTCAGAAAAAGCAAACTTTGATGATTTGCTGAACGATACGGACAATAGCAACGAGTTCAAAAAATCGCTCTATTCGAATCCTCGATATCAGAAGCACGTTAAATTGGTATTGCCATGGCTACTGAATCGTGGGGTGTTTGaagaatattaa
- the LOC133837156 gene encoding uncharacterized protein LOC133837156: protein MATEAPVSQVPDWVKAEIFTDVLKESVAGFSKIKSFKATGGSAAGENYATIMLRVNIEVELIDGKEKSVSYMLKLPHQSEMFQAMMKINNIFEAERAAYNTIVPEMEQLYRDAGVEVKFGAKSYDLKDAKTDYVLLEDLAPQGFKNMNRLEGLDQAHTESALRKLSQWHAASVARVAQIGPYPEKYNTGFFTEQNRPIVTEMNASMAKGFLESFATYEDNEEYVNIVKSLQPKLTDIYYKLAKPDTSGLNVLNHGDFWSNNMMFSHDSSGKIEETYLVDFQMPKYGSVAHDLLYFLISSTKFEDKLTKFDYYIKFYHENLVESLKILKYSKPLPTLREIHIALIKNGFWGYFTATGVMGAVLVDPTENASLDNFLSDTKEGVNFKSLLYTNPRYRKHMKIILPWLLNRGVFEEC, encoded by the exons aTGGCGACTGAAGCACCTGTTAGCCAAGTGCCCGATTGGGTGAAGGCTGAAATATTCACTGATGTATTAAAAGAATCTGTTGCGGGTTTTTCGAAAATCAAGAGTTTCAAGGCTACTGGAGGATCGGCAGCAGGCGAAAACTATGCAACTATCATGCTGCGCGTGAATATAGAAGTGGAACTAATAG ACGGCAAAGAAAAATCCGTTTCTTACATGCTGAAACTCCCTCATCAGTCGGAAATGTTCCAAGCGATGAtgaaaattaacaatatttttgaagCAGAGCGTGCTGCATATAATACAATTGTTCCAGAGATGGAGCAATTGTATCGTGATGCGGGCGTAGAAGTTAAATTCGGTGCCAAATCTTACGACCTGAAAGATGCTAAGACTGATTATGTCCTTCTCGAGGATCTTGCTCCTCAGGGGTTCAAGAACATGAATCGTCTAGAAGGCTTGGACCAGGCACATACTGAATCAGCCCTACGGAAGTTGTCCCAATGGCATGCTGCCTCCGTTGCACGTGTTGCCCAAATAGGACCATACCCTGAAAAATATAACACTGGATTTTTTACAGAACAAAATCGCCCCATTGTAACGGAAATGAATGCCAGTATGGCAAAAGGCTTTCTGGAGTCCTTTGCAACCTACGAGGACAACGAAGAATATGTAAACATCGTG AAATCATTACAACCTAAGTTAACTGATATATACTACAAGCTGGCCAAACCAGATACCAGTGGACTGAATGTATTAAATCATGGCGACTTTTGGAGTAACAATATGATGTTTTCCCATGATTCGTCTGGTAAAATTGAAGAAACCTATCTGGTAGATTTCCAGATGCCGAAGTATGGAAGTGTAGCTCACgatcttttgtattttctgaTTTCCTCAACTAAGTTTGAGGATAAGCTGactaaatttgattattatatcaaattttatcACGAAAATCTTGTGGAAAGTCTGAAAATTCTCAAGTATTCAAAGCCGCTGCCAACCCTACGTGAAATTCATATCGCACTCATCAAAAATGGTTTCTGGg gTTATTTTACAGCAACGGGTGTTATGGGTGCAGTTCTAGTCGATCCCACAGAAAATGCAAGTTTGGATAACTTCCTTAGCGATACCAAGGAGGGTGTAAACTTTAAATCATTGCTCTATACTAATCCTCGTTACCGGAAGCATATGAAAATTATTCTGCCTTGGCTATTAAATCGTGGTGTTTTCGAGGAATGTTAA
- the LOC133837436 gene encoding uncharacterized protein LOC133837436 has product MATGVSDSKVPDWVQAEIFTDVLKESVEGFLKIKSFKAAGGSAAGENYATIMLRVNIEVELKDGKEKSVSYMLKLPHQSEIFQAMMKRNNIFEAERTVYKTIVPEMEQLYRDAGVEVKFGAKSYDLKDAKSDYVLLEDLAPQGFKNMNRLEGLDQAHTESALRKLSQWHAASVVRVAHIGPYPEKYSTGFFTEESRPVIEEMNSSLTKSFLKSLATYEDSEEYLTIVKSLVPKLTDICFKLAKPDTNGLNVLNHGDFWSNNMMFSHDSFDQIKETYLVDFQMPKYGSVSQDLYYFLISSTKFEDKLSKFDYYIKFYHDNLVENLKILKYSKPLPTLREIHMTLFKNGFWGYFTATGVMGAVLVDPTEKASFDNFLSDDGEGADFKSLLYSNARYRKHMKVILPWLLNRGVFEDL; this is encoded by the exons ATGGCGACTGGAGTATCTGATAGCAAAGTGCCAGATTGGGTGCAGGCTGAAATCTTCACTGATGTATTAAAAGAATCTGTTGAGGGCTTcttgaaaattaaaagcttTAAAGCTGCTGGCGGATCAGCAGCAGGTGAAAACTATGCAACTATCATGCTGCGAGTGAATATTGAAGTGGAACTAAAAg acGGCAAAGAAAAATCCGTTTCCTACATGCTGAAACTTCCTCATCAGTCGGAAATATTTCAAGCGATGATGAAACGTAACAATATTTTCGAAGCAGAACGTACTGTGTATAAAACAATTGTTCCCGAGATGGAGCAATTGTACCGTGATGCGGGCGTAGAAGTAAAATTCGGTGCGAAATCGTATGATCTGAAAGACGCCAAGTCAGACTATGTCCTTCTCGAGGATCTTGCTCCTCAGGGGTTCAAGAACATGAATCGTCTAGAAGGCTTGGACCAGGCACATACTGAATCAGCCCTACGGAAGTTGTCCCAATGGCATGCTGCCTCCGTTGTACGTGTTGCCCATATAGGACCATATCCCGAAAAGTATAGCACTGGATTTTTCACGGAAGAAAGTCGCCCAGTTATAGAGGAAATGAACAGCAGTTTGACAAAGAGCTTTCTGAAGTCTCTTGCAACGTACGAGGACAGCGAGGAATACTTAACGATCGTG AAATCATTGGTGCCTAAGTTAACTGATATTTGCTTTAAACTGGCCAAACCAGATACCAATGGACTGAACGTATTAAATCATGGCGACTTTTGGAGTAACAATATGATGTTTTCCCATGATTCATTTGATCAAATTAAGGAGACATACCTGGTAGATTTCCAGATGCCAAAATATGGTTCTGTATCGCAGGATTTGTACTATTTCCTTATTTCGTCGACTAAGTTTGAGGATAAGTTGTCTAAATTCGattattatatcaaattttatcATGATAATCTTGTGGAAAATCTAAAAATTCTTAAGTACTCAAAGCCACTGCCGACTCTACGTGAAATTCACATGACGCTCTTCAAAAATGGTTTCTGGG GTTATTTTACAGCGACCGGTGTTATGGGAGCCGTTTTGGTCGATCCCACAGAAAAAGCAAGTTTTGATAACTTTCTTAGTGATGACGGCGAGGGTGCCGACTTTAAGTCTTTGCTCTATTCGAATGCTCGTTACCGGAAGCATATGAAAGTTATTCTACCTTGGCTATTAAATCGCGGTGTGTTTGAGGATCTCTAA